The genomic interval GCCAGTAATGCAATAGAAACGCTTTCACAAAGTATTGCCCCCATCATGCTCCAGTCTGAACACTCGATCGACACATTAAACAACGCGTTAACCAACGCCACAGAATTCATGGTGTCGATGAATACCAAGGCTGGCCCCTTTCTTGATTCAGTCACCATCATGGCCGATAAATTAAACGGAATGATGGACGTGCAGTCGCCCATGCGCCATGCCGTACTGAACTCACTGCAGGAACTGCAACGAACCCTGCGCTCTTTCGGTGATTTAACCAGCTACCTGGAACGCCATCCCGAATCGATCATTCAAGGGAAAAAATAGGAACCACCATGAAAACTAAAACATGCCTTCTCCCGGTGCTGTCGCTGGCACTGTTACTTACGGCGGGTTGTGCCTCCAGCCCCATGTCTCATTTTTACATTTTGCCAACCCCGCTAAAACTCAATGCTGGCGAACAAGTCGACCTATCTGAAACAAAACAGGTTGTCGGACTGCTCCCCGTCAAAATAGCAGCATATTTGGATCGACCACAAATTGTGACCCGGCTGTCCAGGGATGAAATATACGTCGATGAATTCAACCGTTGGGGCATCGCCCTTCCTGACAGTATTCTGAATACGCTCGGAATGGAACTACTCAAGAAAATCCCTGATACCTAT from Spartobacteria bacterium carries:
- a CDS encoding membrane integrity-associated transporter subunit PqiC — its product is MKTKTCLLPVLSLALLLTAGCASSPMSHFYILPTPLKLNAGEQVDLSETKQVVGLLPVKIAAYLDRPQIVTRLSRDEIYVDEFNRWGIALPDSILNTLGMELLKKIPDTYIDVYPWSGGGKFDYQILVEIIQFDGKLGKTAGMTAQWTVTRGQNPDDIVERRIAFYQEPVPEATYGSLLQSMSKLVASLAGDISQSILNDPKPTAADIK